The Nakamurella alba sequence TCCCAGGTGACCTCGTCGTACGGGTGCACGCCGGCGGTCGTGTAGAGCCGCTCCAGCCGCAGTCCCGCGGCGGCGGTGCGGCTGCGACGCGACTTGCTCGAACCTGAGGTGCCGAGTGTCTCGGTCATGGGCGGGGTTCCCTTCCCTGGCTGCCGGAGCCGTGGCGACTCCGGATGTTCCGGTGCTGACTGGTGGTGCTCGTGCTGATCGGGGCTGTCGATCAGGTGCTTCTGTTGACGTGCTGACGTTCACGTGGTGCTGACTGCTGCCGGTGCCCGGAGTTCCTGGGCCCCTCGGACTGCCGGTTCCCACCCTGCGGAGCGAGGTGGATGGCTGTCTCTGCCCACCCGTGACGGCCGGCCGATGCGTGGAGGCCCTGCCTCCGGGCCGGCGAACCGACCCACGGGCGCCGATGCCCTGTCGTCCTGCGGATCTCCCCGCCCGACGACACCTGCACGCCCTGGTGGGCGTCGGTCGCTCAGCCGGCGGGTAGACCCGGTGGTGAGCCGGACGCCGGATGGTCGGCGCGGAGCTTCTCGATCTCGGCGGCGAAGTCGTCCGCCGACTCGAACGACATGTAGACGGACGCGAACCGCAGGTAGGCGACCTCGTCCAGGCTGCGCAGCGGACCGAGGATCGCCAGACCGATCTCCTGACTGGGGACCTCGGCGGCGCCGGTGGCCCGGATCGCCTCCTCGACCTGCTGGGCGAGCAGGGCGAGGGCGTCCTCGTCGACCGGGCGGCCCTGGCAGGCGCGGCGCACGCCGACCATCACCTTGGCCCGGCTGAACGGCTCGGTGACACCGCTCCGCTTGACCACGGCGAGGATGGCCTCCTCCACGGTGGTGAACCGGCGCGAGCACTCGGGGCACGAGCGACGGCGACGGATCGTCTGCCCGTCGTCCACCTCACGGGAGTCGATGACCCTCGAGTCGGCATGACGGCAGAACGGGCACCTCATCGATCGGTCACCTCCCCCTCGCTCGGAACTGCACTCAGATCAACACCGGTCCCGGCCTCGCCGGACCGCGACCACCGGACACGATCACCTGGCATTCCCGTCACTGGCGACGAGACCGTCCATCGGTGTCCACATCCGTACCCACTCCATCCACAACGCCGTACACACCTCGCGACTTCCGGCTGCGGTCCACATCCGAATGTGGACCGCGAGTGGAAGGGCCGCTGATCCTGTGGACAACCACTGGATCGAGGTGCACAACCTGTTGATGGCTTACATCCGTGTAACTACTAGATGTTGGGGTTGACGGTAGATCGCCACCGACGCGGATGCAACCTTCGGCGCGCCGTACGGCGCGTCGCGGCAACAAGCACTCCCCCGTGCGAACACGCCGCGATCGCACCCTCGCTTCGTCACCGTCGGCGGGTCGTGCCGACGACACACAGGGCCGTCCGCGTGACTCAGCCGGCCGCCGGAACCTGCAGCCGGTCACCCACCGCGACGTCGTCGCCGGTCAGCTCGTTCAGCGCCTTGATCTCCCGCACCACGAGCGCCGGGTCGGAGCCGGGCTCCACCTGCACGGCGATGGAGACCAGGGTGTCGCCGGGCTGCACGGTCACCTCGCGCGGAGCAGCCGGCTCCGACATCCCGGCGAACAGGCGGAACGCGATCGCCCCGAGAGCGACGGCGACGGTCAGGGTGGTCGCCAGGCGCATCCGCCGACTCGGCCCCACCGGCGCCACCACGCGCAGCGACGGGGCTGCACAGGCCACCGAGGAGGAGCCGGCCGCAGTCGGGACGGACCGGCGCGCGCCCGACGGCACCAGTGCGGACGGCGGGCGGCGCAGCGCCGCG is a genomic window containing:
- the nrdR gene encoding transcriptional regulator NrdR, with translation MRCPFCRHADSRVIDSREVDDGQTIRRRRSCPECSRRFTTVEEAILAVVKRSGVTEPFSRAKVMVGVRRACQGRPVDEDALALLAQQVEEAIRATGAAEVPSQEIGLAILGPLRSLDEVAYLRFASVYMSFESADDFAAEIEKLRADHPASGSPPGLPAG
- a CDS encoding LysM peptidoglycan-binding domain-containing protein, giving the protein MTSTTTTRPATGRTADRAQGWADAHGAVVGRPSGHELTEAGRRAARRRDRRAALRRPPSALVPSGARRSVPTAAGSSSVACAAPSLRVVAPVGPSRRMRLATTLTVAVALGAIAFRLFAGMSEPAAPREVTVQPGDTLVSIAVQVEPGSDPALVVREIKALNELTGDDVAVGDRLQVPAAG